The proteins below come from a single Acidovorax sp. NCPPB 4044 genomic window:
- a CDS encoding DUF932 domain-containing protein, with the protein MQLASRFAPRSPVLRSEHPLSDDQIRTVVPSIFADAPHESRSERYSYIPTAAVLTELRKEGFQPFMVCQTRVRDEGKREHTKHMLRLRHSNQINAREANEIILLNSHDGTSSYQLLAGMFRFVCKNGLVCGDTVADVRVPHKGDVAGHVIEGAYQVLDGFERAQASRESMEAITLDAGESEVFARAALALKYDDPTKPAPITESQILMPRRFDDRRPDLWSVFNRTQENLTKGGLSGRAANGRRQQTRPVQGIDSDIRLNRALWLLADGMRQLKA; encoded by the coding sequence ATGCAACTCGCTTCCCGTTTCGCACCGCGTTCGCCGGTGCTGCGTTCGGAACATCCTTTGTCGGATGACCAGATCCGGACCGTGGTGCCGTCCATCTTCGCGGACGCACCGCATGAAAGCCGCTCCGAGCGGTACAGCTATATCCCCACCGCTGCGGTGCTGACCGAGCTTCGCAAGGAGGGTTTCCAGCCCTTCATGGTGTGCCAGACCCGCGTGCGCGACGAAGGCAAGCGCGAGCACACCAAACACATGCTGCGCCTGCGCCACTCCAACCAGATCAACGCGCGCGAGGCCAACGAAATCATCCTGCTGAACTCCCACGACGGGACGAGCAGCTATCAATTGTTGGCGGGGATGTTCCGCTTCGTCTGCAAGAACGGGCTTGTCTGCGGCGACACAGTGGCCGACGTGCGCGTGCCGCACAAGGGCGATGTGGCCGGGCATGTGATCGAAGGGGCGTATCAGGTGCTGGATGGCTTCGAGCGCGCGCAGGCATCGCGCGAATCGATGGAGGCCATCACGCTGGATGCCGGCGAATCGGAGGTGTTCGCCCGTGCTGCGCTGGCCCTCAAGTACGACGACCCGACGAAACCCGCACCCATCACGGAATCGCAAATCCTGATGCCGCGCCGCTTCGACGACCGCCGCCCCGACCTGTGGAGCGTGTTCAACCGCACGCAGGAGAACCTAACCAAGGGCGGATTGTCTGGCCGCGCCGCCAATGGCCGCAGGCAGCAGACCCGCCCCGTGCAGGGCATCGATTCGGACATTCGCCTGAACCGTGCCCTGTGGCTGCTGGCAGATGGTATGCGTCAGCTCAAGGCCTGA